The window ATGTTTCTCGTACAACTGTCATACAGATGAGTAAAGGTTAAAGAAATCCTCACCATCAGCAGAGACAAATTGACCCACAGCAGATGAAACTCCTCCACTTCCCTCAACAAACTGGACCTCGGACACAATGATGTTATCTTCCAGAACCGCACCACAGTCCGTGCACACAGCACTTCCCCTTGCCTGGTCCACATCGATATCTGAGCCTCCGCAGGTCCTGCACACCCGTGAACTCATGATGGAGGTTGAAGGTCAATGCAGCCTGGAGGTTAGAAAGGAGGTTCTTCACTTGCTCACAGATCCTGACAGTAAACAATCCCCATCTTATTAATATTTCATCCGTTGAAGGCGCTGACTTTTTCAAGCTTGGGTAATAAAAATAGTAAAGCACTTGTATAGGGCACACTTCCGCCAAGCCAGCTTTAAAAGAACTTCCAAGTGTTCTTActttaatggaggttgtttCACTTGAAAGCATAGGCAACATTGATTCAATTGGCTTGGCTTTGTTCATAGGTCAACGTCCCTCCGGAATCATCACAATTTAAGCGTCTGCTCCCTGGCCCATTGTCAACAAACCCGTTATTCAatttttttgtgttattttgctaacaatGAAATGCTGGCCGTCACATGATCACACTGTTGGAGATGATCAGAAACAAACTCACCACAAATAAAAGCACTTAtcagaaaaaaattaaatacgATTAAAGCGGTTAGTTGCGCGACggtctcttttctcttcctaaACTCATTTTATTCCTCCTTACGTTGAACCCACAAACACTCGGTGACGCTTATTTAAACTTCGGACGGTTAACGGAatcaatcattttaaaataagtgttttcgctgttgtgttttcttcctgttgGGCTCTATAGTGACGTCAGCGTGCTGCGCGGGCGGGAGTATTTCTTTTTACGCATACATTAGTTGATGGAATTTAAATCTCAGTTAATTTGTTACACATTAATCTAAACCAACGTTCTATGACCAAATGTGGATGAGAATTGAATAAGCGTGAGTTACATTTCATCACTATCGGCCTCTCCAACTCGAGTGAATGGTTCAACCGATTGCGCATGTTGATGACGTCGCACCGACGTGCGCGCATTTTCCATCTTTTATCAGGAATGATTTGAAGCATTAAACTTTAGATGCagttttacatcatgccttcagccGGGAGATGGACCGTCTCGACCTGGAGCTGAACCCGAGGATCGCTGCAGGCGTGAGGAGAGGTGAACCGAGACGGACTCCTTCAAACTTTCATTcactgcagcagaacaaacatttaCGTAGCCTTGCCGAATGTAGTTGATCAGggcgtcagcagcagcagcaaatctGTTTACGTTTTTCATTCTAATGAAgagtgttgtgtgtttttagatATAGATGGAGGTACGGGGCATTCATACTGATAATTGTCCATATTGGTAACTTCTTCTTggctttctttttctgattttttgaGAACAAATAAGACTTGCTTGTCTGCACAgtttaaaaggtgtttttgtgGAATTTCCTGGTGTAAGAGACGTGCATGTGGTtgtgtttgcattcacatgtTGAAGCTGCAGCCAGGCTGAGGTCGCCCAGGGACgtcctctgtgtttctgctctggagctgcagaccATCACAGGTCTCTCGCCATCAGATGTCCAACAGCTTCttgccacagctgctgctgcgtgcaGACCACACCGTCCAGTTCCAGGTCTGAGCTCCCATCATGCATTTTTGCCAATTGAGTGCTCGTAATCGTCATGTCATGTTTATGAttttatacatgtgtgtgttcagctgtcCTGCTCCATCGTGGAGAGTGTCCCAGACTGGAGCCTGGCCTCAGACTTGGTGTTGGCTGTGTGGTGATCAATGAGCTGCTGAGAGGGGGTCTTCCTGTGGGGCGCATCACTGAGCTGTCAGGACAGAGTGGAGCAGGAAAGACCCAGCtagccctgcagctctgtctctgcGTGCAGTACCCCACAGACTATGGAGGACTGGACTCGGGTAACATTCCCTGACCTCTGATCAGTAGCTCTGACCAAGCTAAGTGCAGTAATTGTGTAGACCAGTTAGATTTATTTAGGTGAACATATAAATGAAACCATTCAGAAATGTAATTTTCTTATTATAAGAAGTGACAGGGTTGGACTTGAACACAAGAAACTTTAGTTTTACTGGCATCCTGTTAATCCCTGAAGGCTTCATGCGGGGCAGTCACTGTCCATCATTTTGTAGGAGCAGTGTACATATGCACCGAGAACTCGTTCCCTATCCGgcgtctgcagcagctggtcaCAGACCAGTATGTGATGCGCTCTGACGTTCCTCCGTCACTCATCAGCACTCTCAAGTTCAGTGATCACGTGTATGTTGAGCACACGGCCGACCTGGTGAGTGCTGTTGGTCCTCCGTGATTGGTTCAAAAGAGTCACTCCACTGACCAGGGCTTTACCTGCAGGACTCCCTCCAGGTGTGTCTCTCTCGCCGCGTCCCCCTCCTATTGGCTCGGGGTTTGGCCCGGCTGGTGGTTCTGGATTCATTGGCAGCTCTGTTCAGGTGTGAGTTCCAGGCTGCTGAGTGGCAGGAGAGGACCAGACAGATGCTCAATGTGTCCTCCATGCTGCACCGACTGAGCCAGGAGTTCAGCACAACTGTCCTGTGCATCAACCAGGTGATCCCACTTTCCTCTCCGTAAGAGTCAGACACTTTTACAGTGTGAAAATAGGAGAAACAAAAAAGTTTTTGAAATACCACTCTGTTATCGTGGTTTCCCTTGTGGTGTTAGTTTTAACTCTTGTTTTTAATAGTGTTTTAAAATCTCGCTGTGATTCTGTGTTTCAGGTGACGGACGTGTTCAGTGACACCGACAAGTCTCTGGGGTAATAGCAGGTCGATGTTGAAGTTGCTTTTCCTGAAGACAACTGGACTTTTTGAGACATGAAACAGATAAAGGGTTTAGATCCAGACAAAGTCCAGGTGCCTTCACACTTTCATGTTTCTTCAACAATAACTTGGAGGAGGTTGGAACTTACTTTGTTCTGGTTTGGGtttgctcttctcttctcaGTCCTCTGTCTTCCAGTGTCTCACCAGCTCTGGGTTTGACCTGGGCcaatcaggtgtgtgtgcggcTGATGATGCTGCGCAGTCACGCAACGATCTCCCGTGGCAACCAGCACAGCGCCCTCCGCAGGCTGGAGGTAGTCTTTGGCCCTCATCTTGCCCGAGGTGGTGTGGATGTTGCCGTGTGGCGCGAAGGTGTTCGAGGGGTCCTGAGCTCTGACAGAATTCAAGCCCAGCAtcagtcctcacaaatatgttAAAACATtacaaacaaacacaggtgtgtgtgtaataaagTGTGACTGAAATATTTGCAATACCACGTTGTTCTTTATCAGTGAGTCTACATGTCAGAAGTATGGGGACCGTCAGTCAGGTGTGGCTCTCCTTTCCGATGACTCCACTAGATTTATCAGTGGCACTTTTATCAAACACACATGGAAGCTGGGCGGCTAAAGAGAGAAATACATAGATTTCAGTTTAAGATTATCACACTCGATAGTCATCCTGTTAATGCAGAGAATTAGTTGGAGTTATATAATTTGCACATTTGTAAAAGTTTCAGTAGATCGGATTTTTAATCGAAACCGAACAGaattatgtgtttgtgttcacgcATCACCTCCAACGCCGCGGCAGACTACTGCGCATGCGCAATCTCCGTTGTGGTGCCGGAGGCGGTGGAAGCcgtttccaaaataaaagcatgaatattaGACCCAAACACGCAGGAATTATCACGAAAGATCAGCATCCTCCTCGAATACCGTGACCTGTCCAAGGACACTTTGTTAAATCGAAGGAAAGGATTAGCTTTGCAGCTGGACCCTGTCTGACGCAGATGATTTTGTCGTGAAACGGATGACCGGAAGTGGAGTAGCACAAATAGATGACTTTATGGCGTGTTTGCTGCGAAAGCTGACCAGGAACGTCTGATCAAAACTCAAAAATCTGCTAAAGGTCAGGgtttaaatgtgtatttctgtctgtttccggAGGATGGTGTTGATCAGCCGATTGTCAACCTGTGCGCCCTTTCTTTATCAGGAATACGTCATTAGATTAGATAACGGGGCGTTGCAATAAGCGCTATTATCAATCCTGGCCGAAATTGATAACGGTCGCTTTTAGGATTAGAATAAACaatatttttgaaaaaataaaagtgagcCCGAAAAAAC of the Takifugu flavidus isolate HTHZ2018 chromosome 19, ASM371156v2, whole genome shotgun sequence genome contains:
- the xrcc3 gene encoding DNA repair protein XRCC3, producing the protein MDRLDLELNPRIAAGVRRAAARLRSPRDVLCVSALELQTITGLSPSDVQQLLATAAAACRPHRPVPAVLLHRGECPRLEPGLRLGVGCVVINELLRGGLPVGRITELSGQSGAGKTQLALQLCLCVQYPTDYGGLDSGAVYICTENSFPIRRLQQLVTDQYVMRSDVPPSLISTLKFSDHVYVEHTADLDSLQVCLSRRVPLLLARGLARLVVLDSLAALFRCEFQAAEWQERTRQMLNVSSMLHRLSQEFSTTVLCINQVTDVFSDTDKSLGPLSSSVSPALGLTWANQVCVRLMMLRSHATISRGNQHSALRRLEVVFGPHLARGGVDVAVWREGVRGVLSSDRIQAQHQSSQIC